A window of Pseudomonas guangdongensis contains these coding sequences:
- a CDS encoding MFS transporter, translated as MHDPHSERMSSTEQRAAAGLAAVFAFRMLGMFMVLPVLATYGQDLAGATPLLIGLAIGAYGLTQAALQIPFGMLSDRIGRLPVIYFGLLVFAFGAGLAACADSIWGVIAGRVLQGAGAISAAVMALLSDLTREQHRTKAMATIGMSIGLSFAVAMVVGPLLTRAFGLAGLFWATAAMALLGILIVAVLVPRPPRALATREAGVAPQALGPTLRHPDLLRLDFGIAALHAILMASFVALPLALVEQGGLPKEEHWWVYLSALLVGFFAMIPFIIYGEKKRQMKRMLLGAVSVLLLCELFFWQFGGSLRALVIGNVVFFAAFNLLEASLPSLISKVAPAGGKGTAMGVYSTSQFLGAALGGLLGGWLFQQGGVDAVFLGCALLAALWLAFAATMREPPYVTSLRLALSPAALQEPGLVERLKAVPGVADAVVVAEEAAVYVKVDKLQVDRTTLERLVEPAPAC; from the coding sequence ATGCACGATCCGCACTCCGAGCGCATGAGTTCGACCGAGCAGCGCGCCGCTGCCGGCCTGGCGGCGGTGTTCGCCTTCCGCATGCTCGGCATGTTCATGGTCCTGCCGGTACTGGCCACCTACGGCCAGGACCTGGCCGGCGCCACGCCGCTGTTGATCGGCCTGGCCATCGGTGCCTACGGCCTGACCCAGGCGGCGCTGCAGATCCCCTTCGGCATGCTCTCCGACCGCATCGGCCGCCTGCCGGTGATCTACTTCGGCCTGCTGGTGTTCGCCTTCGGCGCGGGCCTGGCGGCCTGCGCCGACTCCATCTGGGGGGTGATCGCCGGACGGGTCCTGCAGGGCGCCGGGGCGATCTCGGCGGCGGTGATGGCGCTGCTCTCCGACCTGACCCGCGAGCAGCACCGAACCAAGGCGATGGCGACGATCGGCATGAGCATCGGCCTGTCGTTCGCCGTGGCCATGGTGGTCGGCCCGCTGCTGACCCGCGCCTTCGGCCTCGCCGGGCTGTTCTGGGCCACCGCCGCCATGGCGCTGCTGGGCATCCTGATCGTCGCCGTGCTGGTGCCGCGCCCGCCGCGCGCGCTGGCCACTCGCGAGGCCGGCGTGGCGCCGCAGGCGCTCGGGCCGACCCTGCGCCATCCCGACCTGCTGCGCCTGGACTTCGGCATCGCCGCGCTGCATGCGATCCTGATGGCGAGCTTCGTCGCCCTGCCGCTGGCGCTGGTGGAGCAGGGCGGGCTGCCCAAGGAAGAGCACTGGTGGGTATACCTGTCGGCCCTGCTGGTCGGCTTCTTCGCGATGATCCCGTTCATCATCTACGGCGAGAAGAAGCGCCAGATGAAGCGCATGCTGCTCGGCGCGGTGAGCGTGCTGCTGCTCTGCGAGCTGTTCTTCTGGCAGTTCGGCGGCAGTCTGCGCGCCCTGGTGATCGGCAACGTGGTGTTCTTCGCCGCCTTCAACCTGCTGGAAGCCTCGCTGCCCTCGCTGATCAGCAAGGTGGCGCCGGCCGGCGGCAAGGGCACGGCGATGGGCGTGTACTCCACCAGCCAGTTCCTCGGCGCCGCGCTCGGCGGCCTGCTCGGCGGCTGGCTGTTCCAGCAGGGCGGCGTCGATGCGGTGTTCCTCGGCTGTGCGCTGCTGGCTGCCCTGTGGCTGGCCTTTGCTGCTACTATGCGCGAACCGCCGTATGTGACCAGCCTGCGCCTTGCGCTGTCTCCTGCTGCCCTGCAGGAGCCGGGGCTGGTCGAGCGCCTCAAGGCCGTGCCCGGCGTGGCCGATGCTGTCGTGGTGGCCGAGGAGGCCGCCGTCTATGTCAAGGTGGATAAACTGCAAGTGGATCGCACGACCCTCGAGCGCCTGGTCGAACCGGCGCCGGCGTGCTGA
- a CDS encoding single-stranded DNA-binding protein, which yields MARGVNKVILIGNVGGDPETRYLPSGNAVTNITLATSESWKDKQTGQQQERTEWHRVVFFGKLAEIAGEYLRKGSQVYVEGSLRTRKWQDQSGQDRYTTEIVVDMNGQMQLLGSRGGNAEGGDYAPRAPRPQQSAPREPRPAAQPAPQPSAQPAPDYDSFDDDIPF from the coding sequence ATGGCCCGTGGGGTTAACAAAGTCATTCTGATCGGCAACGTCGGCGGCGACCCGGAAACCCGCTACCTGCCCAGCGGCAACGCCGTCACCAACATTACCCTGGCCACCTCCGAGTCCTGGAAGGACAAGCAGACCGGCCAGCAGCAGGAACGTACCGAGTGGCATCGCGTGGTGTTCTTCGGCAAGCTCGCGGAGATCGCCGGCGAATACCTGCGCAAGGGCTCGCAGGTCTACGTCGAGGGCAGCCTGCGCACCCGCAAGTGGCAGGACCAGTCCGGCCAGGACCGCTACACCACCGAGATCGTGGTGGACATGAACGGCCAGATGCAGCTGCTCGGCAGCCGCGGTGGCAATGCCGAGGGTGGCGACTATGCTCCGCGCGCGCCGCGTCCGCAGCAGTCGGCCCCGCGCGAGCCGCGCCCGGCAGCGCAGCCGGCTCCGCAGCCGAGCGCCCAGCCGGCGCCGGACTACGACAGCTTCGACGACGACATCCCGTTCTGA
- a CDS encoding sugar nucleotide-binding protein, translating into MRMRLMLLGGGNALGQALLRLGAEENIEFLAPMPPAQGWEPGSLTALLDEHRPDALVNLAYYHDWFQAERVEAERLFAQERAIDRLAELCLHHEIVLLQPSSYKVFDGTRATAYSEKDDVRPLSLRAQALWRFEQQVRTICPRHVLLRFGWLLDESPDGRMGRLLKRAESGEPLFLADDRRGNPTPVDDAARVILSVLKQLDCSAPLWGTYHYGGIEATTSLSMGQATLVEARRHRPDIPQDFTPQAHLERPDAPDEPQHAVLACKKILNTFGIKPRAWRAGLPVLLERYYRHV; encoded by the coding sequence ATGCGCATGCGCCTGATGCTGCTGGGCGGCGGCAATGCCCTGGGTCAGGCGCTGCTGCGCCTGGGGGCGGAAGAAAACATCGAGTTTCTCGCCCCCATGCCCCCCGCCCAGGGCTGGGAGCCGGGCAGCCTCACCGCGCTGCTCGACGAGCACCGCCCCGACGCGCTGGTCAACCTGGCCTACTACCACGACTGGTTCCAGGCCGAGCGCGTCGAGGCCGAACGACTGTTCGCCCAGGAGCGCGCCATCGACCGCCTGGCCGAGCTGTGCCTGCACCACGAGATCGTCCTGTTGCAGCCGTCCAGCTACAAGGTGTTCGACGGCACCCGCGCCACCGCCTACAGCGAGAAGGACGACGTGCGCCCGCTGAGCCTGCGCGCCCAGGCGCTGTGGCGTTTCGAGCAGCAGGTGCGCACCATCTGCCCGCGTCATGTGCTGCTGCGCTTCGGCTGGCTGCTCGACGAGAGTCCGGACGGCCGCATGGGCCGCCTGCTCAAACGGGCGGAGAGCGGCGAGCCGCTGTTCCTCGCCGACGACCGTCGCGGCAACCCGACCCCGGTGGACGACGCCGCACGGGTGATCCTCTCGGTGCTCAAGCAGCTCGACTGCAGCGCGCCGTTGTGGGGCACCTATCACTATGGCGGCATCGAAGCGACCACCAGCCTGTCCATGGGCCAGGCCACCCTGGTCGAGGCGCGTCGCCACCGTCCGGACATTCCCCAGGACTTCACCCCGCAGGCGCACCTCGAGCGCCCGGACGCGCCGGACGAGCCGCAGCATGCGGTGCTCGCCTGCAAGAAGATCCTCAACACCTTCGGCATCAAGCCGCGTGCCTGGCGCGCGGGGCTGCCGGTCCTGCTGGAGCGCTACTACCGCCATGTCTGA
- a CDS encoding NAD-dependent epimerase/dehydratase family protein has product MSDGRILVTGGAGFIGSHLVDALLARGHAVRVLDNLSSGKRANLALGDPRLELQVGDVADSAAVETAMSGCAAVVHLAAVASVQASVDDPVATHQSNFVGTLNVCEAMRRHGVRRVLFASSAAVYGQNGEGAAIGEDTPKAPLTPYAADKLASEHYLDFYRRQHGLEPAIFRFFNIFGPRQDPSSPYSGVISIFVERARAGRPITLFGDGEQTRDFVYVADLVELLLQALAAPQVEAGAVNVGLGRATSLNQLLALLGERLGGLPAVEHAAPRSGDIRHSRADNTRLLQRYRLDTPTSMADGLARLLAG; this is encoded by the coding sequence ATGTCTGACGGTCGCATCCTGGTCACCGGCGGCGCCGGGTTCATCGGCTCGCATCTGGTCGATGCCCTGCTGGCGCGCGGTCATGCCGTGCGGGTGCTGGACAACCTGTCCAGCGGCAAACGTGCCAACCTGGCGCTCGGCGATCCGCGTCTGGAACTGCAGGTCGGCGATGTCGCCGATTCGGCTGCGGTGGAGACCGCGATGAGCGGCTGCGCGGCGGTGGTCCATCTTGCGGCAGTGGCCTCGGTGCAGGCCTCGGTGGACGATCCGGTGGCTACCCATCAGAGCAACTTCGTCGGCACCCTGAACGTCTGCGAAGCGATGCGCCGGCACGGCGTGCGCCGCGTGCTGTTCGCTTCCAGCGCAGCGGTCTACGGGCAGAACGGCGAGGGTGCAGCCATCGGCGAGGACACCCCCAAGGCGCCGCTGACCCCCTATGCCGCCGACAAGCTGGCCAGTGAGCACTACCTCGATTTCTACCGCCGCCAGCATGGGCTGGAGCCGGCGATCTTCCGTTTCTTCAACATCTTCGGCCCGCGCCAGGATCCGTCCTCGCCGTATTCCGGGGTGATCAGCATCTTCGTCGAGCGCGCCCGCGCCGGCCGGCCGATCACCCTGTTCGGCGACGGCGAGCAGACCCGCGACTTCGTCTACGTCGCCGATCTGGTCGAGCTGCTGCTGCAGGCACTGGCGGCACCGCAGGTGGAGGCCGGTGCGGTGAACGTCGGCCTTGGCCGGGCGACTAGCCTCAACCAGTTGCTGGCGCTGCTGGGCGAGCGGCTCGGCGGTCTGCCGGCGGTCGAGCATGCCGCGCCGCGCTCCGGCGACATTCGCCACTCGCGGGCCGACAACACCCGCCTGCTGCAGCGTTATCGCCTCGACACCCCTACTTCGATGGCCGACGGGCTGGCTCGCCTGCTGGCCGGCTGA
- a CDS encoding SirB2 family protein, which yields MYLWLKGLHILLACSSVGLLGWRLWRARQGLPGLRGAARAGVHLLDSLLLLSALLLIQLGMPWPLPLWLQLKIACLLGYILASHWALRAGTGARGPTTLLAAALLGAVLVLALDKPWW from the coding sequence ATGTATCTCTGGCTGAAAGGCCTGCATATCCTGCTCGCCTGCAGCAGCGTCGGCCTGCTGGGCTGGCGGCTGTGGCGTGCGCGGCAAGGGCTGCCGGGGCTGCGCGGCGCGGCACGCGCGGGAGTCCATCTGCTCGACAGCCTGCTGCTGCTCAGCGCTCTGCTGCTGATCCAGCTCGGCATGCCCTGGCCGCTGCCGCTCTGGCTGCAGCTCAAGATCGCCTGTTTGCTCGGCTATATCCTCGCCAGCCACTGGGCATTACGGGCCGGCACCGGCGCACGAGGGCCGACCACTCTGCTGGCAGCCGCCCTGCTGGGCGCGGTACTTGTCCTGGCGCTCGACAAACCCTGGTGGTGA
- a CDS encoding OmpW/AlkL family protein: MRKTLSASLLALAVAAPFAQAYEAGDIIVRAGAITVDPQEKSGDINHATLGDVAGSKATLDTDTQLGLNFAYMVTDKVGVELLAATPFSHSVGVKGMPGIYSGLNGNLGDIKHLPPTLSVIYYPLDSKSTVQPYVGLGVNYTWFFDTNLSSEAEGKGFRGLDMKDSWGLAAQVGADFMLTDNIMLNAQLRWIDIDTQGTTYLNGDKVKVDVDVDPLVYMVGLGYKF, translated from the coding sequence ATCCGCAAGACCCTCAGCGCTTCCCTGCTGGCCCTGGCCGTCGCCGCCCCCTTTGCCCAGGCTTACGAGGCTGGCGACATCATCGTGCGTGCGGGTGCCATTACCGTTGATCCGCAGGAAAAGAGCGGCGACATCAACCACGCCACGCTTGGTGACGTTGCCGGCTCAAAAGCGACTCTGGATACCGATACCCAGCTGGGCCTGAACTTCGCCTACATGGTTACCGACAAGGTGGGTGTCGAGCTGCTGGCAGCGACTCCGTTCAGCCACAGCGTAGGGGTCAAGGGCATGCCGGGAATTTATTCTGGCCTGAACGGCAACCTCGGCGACATCAAGCACCTGCCGCCGACCCTGAGCGTCATCTACTACCCGCTGGACAGCAAGTCGACCGTACAGCCCTATGTCGGCTTGGGCGTCAACTACACTTGGTTCTTCGACACCAACCTGAGCAGCGAAGCAGAAGGCAAGGGCTTCCGCGGCCTGGACATGAAGGACTCCTGGGGTCTCGCCGCCCAGGTCGGCGCCGACTTCATGCTGACCGACAACATCATGCTCAACGCCCAGCTGCGCTGGATCGACATCGACACCCAAGGCACTACTTACCTGAACGGCGACAAGGTCAAGGTCGACGTCGACGTCGACCCGCTGGTCTACATGGTCGGCCTGGGCTACAAGTTCTGA
- a CDS encoding DUF3450 domain-containing protein — MTPTPLRLLAAALALTSLPLAAAPLDAALDESQRLAVEAKASQARVAALDDASQKMLNDYRAALQQAEALKGYNTQLRELVAAQREELVGYQHQLDGIERTQEAVAPQMRQMVEVLGEFIAADLPFLPEERRDRLEQLQELLPRADVSLADKYRRILEAYQIESDYGRSLEAWRGELVQDGAAPRSVDFLRLGRSMLYYQSLDGHESGWWNPQARAWQALDGEHRRPLRQAIAIARQQQSPQWLELPVKTLAEERAR, encoded by the coding sequence ATGACCCCCACACCGCTCCGCCTGCTGGCGGCCGCGCTGGCGCTGACCAGCCTGCCGCTGGCTGCGGCCCCGCTGGACGCCGCGCTGGACGAGAGCCAGCGCCTGGCCGTCGAGGCCAAGGCCTCCCAGGCGCGCGTCGCCGCGCTGGACGATGCCAGCCAGAAGATGCTCAACGACTACCGCGCCGCCCTGCAGCAGGCCGAAGCGCTCAAGGGCTACAACACCCAGTTGCGCGAGCTGGTCGCGGCGCAGCGCGAGGAGCTTGTCGGCTACCAGCACCAGCTCGACGGCATCGAGCGCACCCAGGAAGCGGTCGCCCCGCAGATGCGCCAGATGGTCGAGGTGCTCGGCGAGTTCATCGCCGCCGACCTGCCGTTCCTCCCCGAGGAGCGCCGCGATCGCCTCGAGCAGCTGCAGGAACTGCTGCCGCGTGCCGACGTCAGCCTGGCCGACAAGTACCGGCGCATCCTCGAGGCCTACCAGATCGAGAGCGACTACGGCCGCAGCCTGGAAGCCTGGCGCGGCGAGCTGGTCCAGGACGGCGCTGCGCCGCGCAGCGTCGACTTCCTGCGTCTGGGACGCAGCATGCTCTATTACCAGAGCCTCGACGGTCACGAGAGCGGCTGGTGGAACCCGCAGGCGCGCGCCTGGCAGGCACTCGACGGCGAGCACCGCCGCCCGCTGCGCCAGGCCATCGCCATTGCCCGCCAGCAGCAGTCGCCGCAATGGCTGGAACTGCCGGTGAAGACCCTGGCCGAGGAGCGCGCCCGATGA
- a CDS encoding MotA/TolQ/ExbB proton channel family protein, with amino-acid sequence MNRLLSLILLAALPLFARAELLNPDQLLERIRSERVSEQQAMQQREQQFLAERAEQARLLAEARAALAVQEAEAARLKAEFERQERELAAQEQLLAQRVGHLGELFGVIRQSAGDVAGHWQDSLLNAQYPERLATLRRLAESRSLPGADDLQNYWMLLLEDLAASGRIERLSLPVVAADGTRSERQVLRVGAFSAYADGQFLRYDADAGQLLAPPRQPSGRGLVEDFAASGEALAVLPVDPTRGTLLEQLQRAPSLWDRVQQGGLVGGVILVLGALGLLLALWRMVWLAGVNRRVQAQMRDLATPRADNPLGRVIGVLGDKPQLADLDTLELKLDEAILQETPPLEKGQGLLKLLAAVAPLLGLLGTVTGMIVTFQAITQSGSGDSRLMADGISQALVTTVEGLVVAIPLLFLHALLASRSKGLIQILEQQSAGLIALHLSGSRRD; translated from the coding sequence ATGAACCGTCTGTTGTCCCTGATCCTGCTCGCCGCGCTGCCGCTGTTCGCCCGCGCCGAGCTGCTCAACCCCGACCAGTTGCTCGAACGCATCCGCAGCGAGCGGGTCAGCGAGCAGCAGGCCATGCAGCAGCGCGAGCAGCAGTTCCTCGCCGAGCGTGCCGAACAGGCCCGTCTGCTCGCCGAGGCGCGCGCCGCGCTGGCCGTGCAGGAGGCCGAGGCCGCGCGGCTGAAGGCCGAGTTCGAGCGCCAGGAGCGCGAGCTGGCCGCACAGGAGCAGCTGCTCGCCCAGCGCGTCGGTCATCTCGGCGAGCTGTTCGGGGTGATCCGCCAGAGCGCCGGGGATGTCGCCGGCCACTGGCAGGACAGCCTGCTCAACGCTCAGTACCCCGAGCGTCTCGCCACCCTGCGCCGTCTGGCCGAAAGCCGCAGCCTGCCGGGCGCCGATGACCTGCAGAACTACTGGATGCTGCTGCTCGAAGACCTCGCCGCCAGCGGCCGCATCGAGCGCCTGAGCCTGCCGGTGGTGGCCGCCGACGGCACCCGCAGCGAGCGCCAGGTGCTGCGCGTCGGCGCCTTCTCGGCCTATGCCGACGGCCAGTTCCTGCGCTACGACGCCGATGCCGGCCAGCTGCTGGCGCCGCCGCGCCAGCCGTCCGGCCGGGGTCTGGTCGAAGATTTCGCCGCCAGCGGCGAGGCGCTCGCGGTGCTGCCGGTCGACCCGACCCGCGGCACCCTGCTGGAGCAGCTGCAGCGCGCGCCGAGCCTCTGGGACCGCGTCCAGCAGGGCGGGCTGGTCGGCGGGGTGATCCTCGTCCTCGGTGCGCTCGGCCTGCTGCTGGCGCTCTGGCGGATGGTCTGGCTGGCCGGCGTCAACCGCCGGGTGCAGGCGCAGATGCGCGACCTGGCCACCCCGCGCGCCGACAACCCGCTGGGCCGGGTGATCGGCGTGCTCGGCGACAAGCCGCAGCTGGCCGACCTGGACACCCTCGAACTCAAGCTCGACGAGGCGATCCTCCAGGAAACCCCGCCGCTGGAGAAGGGCCAGGGCCTGCTCAAACTGCTCGCCGCGGTGGCGCCGCTGCTCGGTCTGCTCGGCACCGTGACCGGGATGATCGTCACCTTCCAGGCCATCACCCAGTCCGGTAGCGGCGATTCGCGGCTGATGGCCGACGGCATCTCCCAGGCGCTGGTGACCACCGTGGAGGGCCTGGTGGTGGCCATTCCGCTGCTGTTCCTCCACGCCCTGCTGGCCAGTCGCAGCAAGGGCCTGATCCAGATCCTCGAACAGCAGAGCGCCGGGCTGATCGCCCTGCACCTGTCGGGTTCGCGCCGTGACTGA
- a CDS encoding MotA/TolQ/ExbB proton channel family protein, translated as MGAGGAVMWALAALCVAFWTLVFERLHYMRRVFPQWAGERRRAWFELEREPGRWQHAVRAAWLAQARQHLLGPLRLPRVLVALYPLLGLLGTVSGMVAVFDVLALSGTGNPRGMAAGVWQATLPTMAGMVLAISGLFSLARLERNARRALEQLADQLRHD; from the coding sequence ATGGGCGCCGGCGGCGCGGTGATGTGGGCGCTGGCCGCGCTGTGCGTGGCGTTCTGGACCCTGGTGTTCGAGCGCCTGCACTACATGCGCCGGGTCTTCCCGCAGTGGGCCGGCGAACGCCGCCGTGCCTGGTTCGAGCTGGAGCGCGAGCCGGGCCGCTGGCAGCACGCGGTGCGCGCCGCCTGGCTGGCCCAGGCCCGCCAGCACCTGCTCGGCCCGTTGCGCCTGCCGCGGGTGCTGGTCGCCCTCTACCCGCTGCTCGGCCTGCTCGGCACGGTCAGCGGCATGGTCGCGGTGTTCGACGTGCTGGCCCTGAGCGGCACCGGCAATCCGCGCGGCATGGCCGCCGGCGTCTGGCAGGCGACCCTGCCGACCATGGCCGGCATGGTCCTGGCCATTTCCGGACTGTTCAGCCTGGCGCGTCTCGAACGCAACGCGCGCCGGGCCCTGGAGCAGCTGGCCGACCAGCTGCGTCACGACTGA
- a CDS encoding ExbD/TolR family protein, giving the protein MRMRRHHQQDEDTGIDLTPMLDVVFIMLIFFIVTSSFIKESGVEVQRPQAGSATAQDKGNILIAVTADGQVWLDKQPVDVRSVRAHVERMRVDRPEGSVVVQADRDARTGLVVQVMDQARLAGVRDVALAASAEGR; this is encoded by the coding sequence ATGCGCATGCGCCGCCACCACCAGCAGGACGAGGACACCGGCATCGACCTGACGCCGATGCTCGACGTGGTCTTCATCATGCTGATCTTCTTCATCGTCACCAGCTCCTTCATCAAGGAGTCCGGCGTCGAGGTCCAGCGCCCGCAGGCCGGCAGCGCCACGGCCCAGGACAAGGGCAACATCCTCATCGCGGTGACCGCCGACGGCCAGGTCTGGCTCGACAAGCAGCCGGTCGACGTGCGCAGCGTGCGCGCCCATGTCGAGCGCATGCGCGTCGACCGGCCGGAAGGCTCGGTGGTGGTGCAGGCCGACCGCGACGCGCGCACCGGATTGGTGGTGCAGGTGATGGACCAGGCGCGCCTGGCCGGGGTGCGCGACGTCGCCCTGGCGGCCAGCGCGGAGGGCCGCTGA
- a CDS encoding energy transducer TonB — translation MLRWGLSFAAACAVALALFVLMLGMVTPKQASEPEAPLRIADYVPFADSRDTPSRSRQPAPERPQPPTPQPPTPAPPQQALAAPSLPTLEVSLPTLDSNISLASAPAPSLAGLSAAPAAPAAAPAAAAGGEAGPSGPPAQDSEVVPLNQVIPEYPRHALQRGIEGHVRLLFTITRDGRVENIRIAEAKPRNVFEREARRAAARWRFAPRTENGLAVEREAVKTLYFRLQQGGR, via the coding sequence ATGCTACGCTGGGGGCTGTCCTTCGCCGCCGCCTGCGCCGTGGCGCTGGCGCTGTTCGTGCTGATGCTCGGCATGGTCACGCCCAAGCAGGCCAGCGAGCCGGAAGCGCCGCTACGCATCGCCGACTACGTGCCTTTCGCCGACAGCCGCGACACGCCGAGCCGCTCGCGCCAGCCGGCGCCGGAGCGCCCGCAGCCGCCGACGCCGCAACCGCCGACCCCGGCGCCGCCGCAGCAGGCGCTCGCCGCGCCGAGCCTGCCGACCCTGGAAGTCAGCCTGCCGACGCTGGACAGCAATATCAGTCTGGCCAGCGCTCCGGCGCCGAGCCTGGCCGGCCTGAGCGCCGCGCCGGCCGCCCCCGCCGCGGCGCCGGCAGCAGCGGCCGGTGGCGAGGCCGGTCCCAGCGGCCCGCCGGCCCAGGACAGCGAGGTGGTGCCGCTCAACCAGGTGATCCCCGAGTACCCACGCCACGCCCTGCAGCGCGGCATCGAGGGTCACGTCAGGCTGCTCTTCACCATCACCCGCGATGGCCGGGTGGAGAACATCCGCATCGCCGAGGCCAAGCCGCGCAACGTCTTCGAGCGCGAGGCGCGCCGCGCCGCCGCGCGCTGGCGCTTCGCCCCGCGCACCGAGAACGGTCTGGCGGTGGAGCGCGAAGCGGTGAAGACCCTGTATTTCCGTCTGCAGCAAGGAGGTCGTTGA